One Thermodesulfobacteriota bacterium DNA segment encodes these proteins:
- a CDS encoding glutaredoxin, producing the protein MASKRKVEVFTAGCPVCEPTVDLVNKLACPSCGVTVYDLREGCITNECRDKVELHGITRLPAVAVNGSLLDCCKVGQISESDLRAAGIGSV; encoded by the coding sequence ATGGCATCAAAAAGGAAAGTAGAAGTATTTACAGCCGGTTGTCCGGTCTGTGAACCGACGGTCGATCTCGTGAACAAACTGGCATGTCCGTCATGCGGGGTCACCGTTTATGACCTCCGCGAAGGCTGCATAACAAATGAATGCCGTGACAAGGTAGAACTCCACGGCATAACCCGTTTACCTGCAGTGGCAGTCAATGGCAGTTTGCTTGATTGCTGCAAAGTCGGACAAATTTCCGAAAGCGACCTTCGTGCTGCTGGTATAGGTTCTGTTTAG
- a CDS encoding TIGR02391 family protein, producing the protein MYIIKCMASIPKLSDNALQAICDLFGDTDSGLTGTEIGKLLNSSGIEDMEPTITKRHRLFSALKNKQEKDRCSNNVFAFIQNVMDPVRYVHNREYFNRSKDQLNVILALQGYELRADGKIVQATLVSTLDDAHLRANALQKKLSDRGVHYYVLNFCRAEFLQENYFHAVFEATKSIADRLREMSGQDKDGTQLVEATLVGQKPVLAINSLRTETEKMEQVGFANLLKGIFGMFRNTTAHAPKIKWKIEERDALELLTMASFAHRKLDGAIRTGY; encoded by the coding sequence TTGTATATAATTAAGTGTATGGCAAGTATCCCAAAGTTAAGCGATAATGCTCTTCAGGCAATCTGTGATCTTTTTGGAGACACCGATTCTGGGCTTACTGGTACAGAGATTGGGAAGTTACTAAATTCTTCAGGTATTGAGGATATGGAGCCCACTATTACTAAAAGACATAGATTGTTTTCCGCGTTAAAGAATAAGCAAGAAAAAGATCGATGCTCAAATAATGTGTTTGCGTTTATTCAGAATGTGATGGACCCCGTTAGATATGTACATAATAGGGAATATTTTAATCGATCAAAGGACCAATTGAATGTCATCCTTGCTTTACAGGGATATGAGTTGAGAGCAGATGGGAAGATTGTACAAGCGACACTCGTTAGTACTTTAGATGATGCGCATCTGAGAGCTAATGCGCTTCAAAAGAAATTATCGGATAGAGGAGTTCATTATTACGTATTAAATTTCTGCCGTGCGGAGTTTTTACAAGAAAATTACTTTCATGCAGTGTTTGAGGCGACTAAGAGCATCGCTGATAGATTGAGAGAAATGTCTGGTCAAGATAAAGACGGGACCCAGTTGGTTGAAGCTACTTTGGTTGGGCAGAAGCCGGTACTAGCAATCAACAGTCTTCGCACAGAAACTGAAAAGATGGAGCAAGTTGGCTTTGCAAATCTATTAAAAGGCATATTCGGCATGTTTAGAAATACTACAGCGCATGCACCTAAGATAAAATGGAAAATCGAGGAACGTGACGCTTTAGAACTATTAACCATGGCTTCCTTTGCTCATAGAAAGCTTGATGGTGCCATAAGAACAGGCTATTGA
- a CDS encoding type IV secretion system DNA-binding domain-containing protein gives MNEQRENEVFYIGETNYRNKRQRFGIKRKDRRSHMYVIGKTGTGKSTLIKNLIIQDMQKGDGLALLDPHGDLVESIESLVPEERKEDVIYINPSDSKNSIGFNVLEGVNSIEGRYLIASGLISIFKKLWADSWGQRTEHILRNLILTLTEYPGSTLLDLNKLLVDSSFRKTVLLYVKDEKVNEFWGKEFDKWPLKFRAEAVAPIQNKAGAFLSSPFIRNIIGKKKSSFNMREAMDTGRVLLVNLAKGRIGEDTSMLLGSLFVIKIYLSALNRTDIPEEKRRDFYLYLDELQSFAAGSYADMLPEARKYRLCLNLVHQYLDQIDQKTISAILGNVGTIISFRVSARDAEYLEKEFYPNFRMGDLVHLPGFHIYLRLMIDGVSSKAFSAVTFQ, from the coding sequence ATGAATGAGCAAAGGGAAAACGAGGTGTTCTATATCGGCGAGACTAATTATAGGAATAAAAGGCAAAGATTTGGGATTAAGAGAAAAGACAGGCGGTCGCACATGTATGTGATTGGAAAGACCGGAACTGGTAAGTCAACGCTTATAAAAAATCTGATTATCCAGGACATGCAGAAAGGAGACGGGCTTGCGCTCCTCGATCCTCATGGCGACCTGGTTGAGAGCATTGAGAGCTTGGTTCCGGAAGAGAGAAAAGAAGACGTTATTTATATAAATCCTTCGGATAGTAAAAACTCGATAGGTTTCAATGTCTTGGAAGGGGTTAACTCTATAGAGGGGAGGTATTTAATCGCTTCGGGACTCATTAGCATATTCAAGAAGCTCTGGGCCGACTCCTGGGGCCAGAGAACAGAGCACATTTTGAGAAACCTTATTTTGACGTTAACAGAGTATCCGGGGTCAACCCTACTTGATCTGAACAAACTGCTTGTGGACTCGAGTTTCAGGAAAACAGTACTCCTCTATGTGAAAGATGAGAAGGTAAACGAATTCTGGGGAAAGGAGTTTGATAAGTGGCCTCTAAAGTTCAGAGCAGAGGCAGTTGCACCCATTCAGAACAAAGCTGGGGCTTTCCTCAGCAGCCCGTTTATACGGAATATAATAGGTAAGAAGAAGAGCTCTTTTAACATGAGGGAGGCGATGGACACAGGAAGGGTGCTCCTGGTAAATCTAGCGAAGGGAAGAATTGGGGAGGATACGTCAATGCTTTTGGGGTCGTTGTTTGTGATAAAGATATACCTTTCTGCGTTGAACAGAACTGACATCCCCGAGGAGAAAAGACGGGATTTTTATCTTTATTTAGACGAGCTTCAGAGCTTTGCTGCAGGGAGCTATGCGGACATGCTGCCGGAGGCGCGTAAGTACAGGCTTTGCCTTAACTTGGTTCATCAATACCTTGATCAGATTGACCAAAAGACAATCTCGGCAATTCTTGGTAATGTAGGAACGATAATATCATTCAGGGTAAGCGCCAGGGATGCCGAGTATCTTGAAAAAGAATTCTACCCCAACTTCAGGATGGGAGACTTGGTACATCTTCCTGGATTCCATATTTACCTTAGGCTTATGATCGATGGAGTTAGTTCGAAGGCGTTTAGCGCGGTGACATTCCAGTAG
- a CDS encoding metalloregulator ArsR/SmtB family transcription factor, with the protein MKTCKPSLQYLSTHKLISAELAAELMKLFKIVTSETRLRLIHALIMAEELSVGELAKIVGMTPQAVSNQLQRLVDRNIVASRRNGNQIIYRIHDPCVISLLELGLCLLEESKKKRPRMKELETANVIADLIEKNL; encoded by the coding sequence ATGAAAACCTGTAAACCAAGCTTACAATATTTGAGCACCCATAAATTAATCTCAGCCGAGCTCGCCGCTGAATTAATGAAATTATTCAAGATCGTTACGAGTGAAACGAGACTACGTTTAATTCATGCTCTCATTATGGCCGAAGAATTATCGGTAGGTGAGTTGGCAAAGATAGTCGGAATGACACCACAAGCCGTTTCTAATCAACTTCAACGACTCGTTGACAGAAACATTGTGGCTTCAAGAAGAAACGGAAATCAAATCATTTACCGGATTCATGATCCATGCGTAATCAGTTTATTAGAGCTAGGGTTGTGTTTGTTGGAAGAGTCAAAGAAAAAACGACCGCGGATGAAAGAACTTGAGACAGCTAACGTGATCGCCGACTTAATAGAAAAGAATCTTTAA
- a CDS encoding MerR family transcriptional regulator encodes MDTKTYAKKNDFLTIGQASKLAGVNRETLRYYEREGIIEPPERKDSGYRIYPPTIVKRLRFIKRAQGLGFSLKEISKLMALRNDAQVAKCSEVKQYAQNKVESIENKLKDLKRIRKRLMELIAVCDEENPLNICPILDAFEEESSDEN; translated from the coding sequence ATGGACACAAAAACTTATGCGAAAAAGAACGATTTCCTGACTATAGGTCAGGCATCTAAGCTCGCCGGAGTAAACCGTGAAACCCTTCGCTATTATGAGCGTGAAGGGATTATTGAACCGCCGGAGAGAAAAGACTCGGGTTACCGGATTTATCCGCCGACTATCGTTAAGCGCTTACGCTTTATAAAACGCGCCCAGGGACTCGGATTTTCGCTGAAAGAGATTAGTAAATTAATGGCACTACGGAATGATGCTCAAGTCGCTAAGTGCAGTGAAGTAAAACAATATGCGCAAAATAAGGTTGAGAGCATTGAAAATAAACTAAAAGATTTAAAGCGAATTCGAAAGAGACTCATGGAATTGATCGCAGTTTGCGACGAAGAAAACCCGTTAAACATTTGTCCGATACTGGATGCATTTGAGGAGGAATCAAGCGATGAAAATTGA
- a CDS encoding MerC domain-containing protein yields MKIEFVYDSDCPNAERSRENIRLALRQIGIKTSWDEWERNDPDLPERLMDYGSPTILIDGVDIIAGLSESHGDSCRLYKDSKGIMGGVPSVEAIIKALADSRKTQDLRSDRTGFIAGLGAVGAVFLPKFICPACWPVYAGILSTMGLGFLLHGVSLLILSVTLLGLALLVFALRGRKRGSFLPFWIGLVGVSLVLTGKFFWINNFSAYAGAAFLMLAVIVDVRPLRRVQSCQVCNEKNGRR; encoded by the coding sequence ATGAAAATTGAATTCGTCTATGATTCAGATTGCCCGAATGCGGAGCGATCAAGGGAAAATATCCGCCTGGCACTTAGACAAATCGGCATTAAAACCAGCTGGGATGAATGGGAACGGAATGATCCCGATCTTCCCGAACGCTTGATGGATTACGGCTCTCCCACGATTTTAATTGATGGAGTAGATATAATTGCGGGTTTATCGGAGTCGCACGGTGATAGCTGCCGTTTGTACAAGGATTCCAAGGGCATCATGGGAGGCGTCCCTTCTGTTGAGGCAATTATTAAAGCACTAGCTGACAGTAGAAAGACACAAGATTTGCGCTCGGACCGCACGGGATTCATTGCCGGTTTGGGCGCTGTCGGGGCTGTTTTTTTGCCAAAATTTATTTGCCCTGCCTGCTGGCCGGTTTATGCGGGGATTTTAAGCACCATGGGGCTGGGCTTTTTATTGCACGGTGTAAGCCTCTTGATCCTTTCGGTGACCCTGCTCGGGCTTGCGTTGCTCGTATTCGCGTTACGCGGGAGGAAGCGCGGGAGCTTCCTCCCTTTTTGGATCGGGCTTGTCGGGGTTTCGCTGGTACTCACTGGAAAGTTCTTCTGGATTAACAATTTTTCAGCCTATGCAGGTGCTGCGTTTCTCATGCTGGCCGTAATTGTCGACGTAAGACCACTAAGAAGAGTACAAAGCTGTCAGGTGTGTAATGAAAAAAATGGCAGGAGGTGA
- a CDS encoding DUF4346 domain-containing protein: MLYKTIDKVLTHLENGIKFKKCWKCGCQQGAIKALENQLQNLKSEDKELIEPLLRKSEETFEAVQYDCLGCKVCFPALAVNALVEAYPEIELESNGCASDDIIVEERLGWPPLPGKYKVNRFEAPIAICTLNSNDLMEEVINAQHSQVSIVGSMNTENLGIERLIKNVTTNPNIRFLILCGEDSKQVIGHLPGQSLVSLFENGIDPQKKRIIGAKGKRPILKNISLESIEHIKRQVRLVNMIGCSDLADITETIDECASEKIIPFEGGFNMNVNIEKIQAKMPPPLRLDPCGYFVIFPDQDKNIIAVEHYHNNGALNKIVEGEDISAIYMTIIENKLISKLDHACYLGKELARAEESLRTRTPYVQDKAQDSQKEVGKQSSCCDSNNCC; the protein is encoded by the coding sequence ATGCTTTATAAAACAATTGACAAAGTTTTAACGCACCTTGAAAACGGCATTAAATTTAAAAAGTGCTGGAAATGTGGGTGTCAGCAAGGGGCTATTAAAGCTCTTGAAAATCAACTACAAAATTTAAAATCAGAAGATAAGGAATTAATCGAGCCTCTGCTTAGAAAATCCGAAGAAACCTTTGAAGCAGTCCAATACGATTGTTTAGGATGCAAAGTCTGTTTTCCGGCATTGGCCGTAAATGCCTTGGTGGAGGCGTATCCCGAAATTGAGTTAGAGTCAAATGGCTGCGCCTCCGATGACATTATTGTTGAGGAACGGTTGGGTTGGCCTCCTCTGCCTGGGAAATACAAAGTCAACCGATTTGAGGCTCCTATTGCTATATGCACTTTAAATTCAAATGATCTTATGGAAGAAGTCATTAATGCTCAACACTCACAGGTTAGCATCGTTGGCTCAATGAACACAGAAAACCTCGGCATTGAAAGACTTATAAAAAACGTAACCACGAATCCTAATATCCGTTTTCTAATTCTCTGCGGAGAGGATTCCAAGCAAGTTATCGGTCACCTACCCGGACAATCTCTCGTGAGTCTATTTGAAAACGGGATTGATCCACAGAAAAAACGAATTATTGGAGCGAAAGGAAAACGGCCCATCTTGAAAAATATAAGTCTCGAAAGCATTGAGCATATTAAAAGGCAGGTCCGGCTTGTTAACATGATTGGATGTTCTGATTTGGCTGATATTACAGAAACTATTGATGAGTGTGCAAGCGAGAAGATTATTCCATTTGAGGGAGGTTTTAATATGAACGTAAACATCGAAAAGATTCAAGCAAAAATGCCACCGCCACTTAGACTAGATCCCTGCGGTTATTTTGTTATTTTCCCCGATCAGGATAAAAACATCATTGCCGTCGAGCATTATCATAATAATGGCGCACTTAATAAGATCGTCGAGGGTGAGGATATTAGCGCAATTTACATGACGATTATAGAAAACAAACTAATCAGCAAATTGGATCATGCTTGTTATCTGGGGAAGGAACTTGCAAGAGCCGAAGAATCTTTAAGAACAAGGACTCCCTATGTACAGGACAAAGCCCAAGACAGTCAGAAAGAAGTTGGTAAGCAAAGTTCCTGCTGTGATTCTAATAATTGTTGTTGA
- a CDS encoding SWIM zinc finger family protein: MGRALQAVMEGRYKINILKREAHETRAYVLNETKEYAVGINGSGKYFCSCPDRFVHENICKHILMVILAELLGMWKKSTA, encoded by the coding sequence GTGGGAAGGGCACTGCAGGCCGTGATGGAAGGAAGGTATAAGATAAATATCCTTAAACGAGAGGCACACGAGACAAGGGCGTATGTTTTAAATGAGACGAAAGAGTATGCAGTAGGGATCAACGGCTCAGGGAAATATTTTTGCTCCTGCCCTGACAGGTTTGTGCACGAAAATATCTGCAAGCACATCCTGATGGTCATCTTGGCTGAGCTTTTGGGAATGTGGAAGAAGAGTACAGCTTAA
- a CDS encoding AAA family ATPase → MTSDKGTPIETLEAWLSNKPYWEQYVWKINLEKDSLTDEDIDQCYQYLSEYLGLIDSLPNKRDISFKNEIVVAPEVPGGMRKMKILEVKDFVDVNALSKDCSVKFGPNLTLVYGGNGSGKSGVGRLLCNACFSRGEREILPNVRTTSVLDSEAKATFVVDDGLGNVNEIEYSLGENYDDLKRFSVFDSESVLIHLDQSNNVNFTPAQIKIFDKVAVTISQLEEKLNNEKNAKKKDNPFQSMFLDDATSSTAIFCQAIAGHTKEVDFLLHANFDANVDGQKITELQELIEAKKKLDIPKKKSQLATDRQNLQAFKALLKNVTDQFTEAKKEEANQLLKEILEKKMIIEGLSVKSFDDGIVKTIGSAEWKALISAAKTLYEKEKAINENKEPTHCMLCHQKLKKNANELFHKYWKFLESRAESELSELTRNQSALLQNLQYIKMMYPKFLATDAGVKVISEDDPKYLAQIKDQFSTLANVLDDWTSKLGNLQEINRDDVPDVDLTKIDTLVNSKTTEESRLVDPSGEIATLIAQLNALKHKKQVTAVKDAGLEYIAFLHWLSKANGVSFAGIKMATTKKRTESFLVGVAQDYKGVFNQELAMLGCDFNLIMNASGEHGTTVKEYRLDFAEDYNPSQILSEGEQNACSIADFLTEVQLDKNNCGIIFDDPVTSLDHERKDKIAQRLAIEAGHRQVVVLTHDIVFMSQLTKHAEKNNIPVVAHWMRQINGIPGCMEDNTSPKISDLKSLKDDSQAAVKDYESLGAKDQEHALDTAFSYLRSACEALIEDVLFAGTVQRYDDHIKVQNLEEAIYDQSLALRIVNMHGKLSEMIIAHNRSDLQRESPPKLDDLSALRNEFDELEKELRSSQKAARKEREARKDAKKSARAGW, encoded by the coding sequence ATGACAAGTGATAAAGGCACGCCAATCGAAACTTTGGAAGCCTGGCTATCCAATAAGCCATACTGGGAACAATACGTTTGGAAGATCAATCTCGAAAAAGATTCATTGACCGATGAGGATATTGATCAGTGCTATCAGTACCTTTCTGAATACCTCGGCTTGATTGATTCTTTGCCGAATAAGCGCGATATATCCTTTAAGAATGAGATCGTTGTTGCTCCGGAAGTACCTGGCGGTATGAGAAAAATGAAAATATTAGAGGTTAAGGACTTTGTAGACGTCAATGCTCTTTCAAAAGATTGTTCAGTAAAGTTTGGACCCAACCTAACTCTTGTTTACGGGGGCAACGGTAGCGGTAAGAGTGGAGTTGGTCGTCTTTTATGTAATGCGTGTTTCTCGCGAGGAGAACGTGAGATATTACCGAACGTACGAACTACTTCCGTGTTAGATTCAGAAGCAAAAGCGACTTTCGTTGTGGATGATGGTTTGGGCAACGTAAACGAGATCGAATATTCACTTGGTGAAAATTATGACGACCTCAAACGCTTTTCTGTCTTTGACTCAGAAAGTGTTTTGATACACCTTGACCAATCAAACAATGTAAATTTCACTCCAGCCCAAATCAAGATATTCGATAAGGTTGCTGTTACTATTTCACAGCTAGAAGAAAAACTTAATAACGAAAAGAATGCAAAGAAAAAAGATAATCCATTTCAGTCAATGTTCCTTGATGACGCAACTTCTTCTACCGCAATATTCTGCCAGGCGATTGCCGGCCACACCAAAGAGGTTGATTTTCTATTGCATGCAAACTTCGATGCCAATGTTGATGGTCAAAAAATAACTGAACTCCAAGAGCTCATCGAGGCAAAGAAAAAACTAGATATTCCCAAAAAGAAATCGCAACTAGCTACTGATCGCCAAAATCTACAAGCATTTAAAGCGCTATTGAAAAACGTAACAGACCAATTTACTGAGGCAAAAAAGGAGGAAGCTAACCAACTTCTTAAAGAAATATTGGAAAAGAAAATGATAATAGAAGGTCTAAGTGTTAAGAGTTTTGACGATGGCATTGTGAAAACAATCGGAAGTGCTGAGTGGAAAGCATTGATTAGTGCAGCTAAAACTCTTTATGAAAAAGAGAAGGCAATAAATGAAAATAAAGAGCCGACTCATTGTATGTTATGTCATCAGAAACTTAAGAAAAATGCCAATGAACTCTTTCATAAATATTGGAAGTTCCTTGAAAGTAGAGCTGAGAGCGAACTATCCGAATTAACTCGAAACCAATCTGCCTTATTACAGAATTTGCAATATATAAAGATGATGTATCCAAAATTCCTTGCAACAGATGCAGGCGTTAAAGTAATTAGTGAAGACGATCCTAAATATTTAGCACAAATAAAAGATCAGTTCTCTACACTAGCGAATGTGTTGGATGACTGGACCTCTAAATTAGGTAACCTGCAGGAGATAAATCGTGACGATGTACCTGATGTTGACCTTACCAAAATCGATACTCTCGTCAATTCAAAAACAACCGAGGAGTCAAGACTTGTTGACCCAAGCGGTGAAATCGCAACGCTTATCGCTCAATTAAATGCCCTCAAGCATAAAAAACAGGTTACAGCTGTTAAGGATGCTGGATTAGAATATATTGCATTTCTACATTGGTTATCTAAAGCCAATGGAGTTAGTTTTGCCGGTATAAAGATGGCCACAACAAAAAAGAGAACCGAGTCATTTCTGGTGGGTGTAGCTCAAGATTACAAAGGCGTATTTAATCAGGAACTTGCAATGCTGGGATGTGATTTTAATCTGATTATGAATGCCAGTGGGGAGCATGGCACTACTGTAAAAGAATATAGGCTTGATTTCGCTGAGGACTACAATCCAAGCCAGATACTGAGTGAAGGTGAGCAAAATGCGTGTTCAATTGCGGACTTTTTGACAGAGGTTCAGCTTGATAAAAATAATTGCGGGATTATATTCGATGATCCGGTGACTTCATTAGATCATGAGCGGAAGGATAAGATAGCTCAAAGATTGGCAATTGAGGCTGGACATCGGCAGGTCGTAGTTCTTACACATGATATTGTCTTTATGAGTCAGTTGACTAAACATGCGGAGAAAAACAATATTCCTGTTGTTGCGCATTGGATGAGGCAAATAAATGGCATACCAGGATGTATGGAAGATAATACTAGCCCCAAAATATCCGACTTAAAGAGTTTGAAAGACGATTCTCAAGCAGCAGTAAAAGATTATGAATCTCTCGGTGCCAAAGATCAGGAACACGCACTAGATACAGCATTTAGTTATTTACGTAGTGCTTGTGAGGCATTGATTGAAGATGTACTTTTTGCAGGAACGGTTCAAAGATACGACGATCATATTAAAGTGCAGAATCTTGAAGAAGCGATATATGATCAGTCTTTGGCTCTTAGGATTGTAAATATGCATGGCAAACTATCGGAAATGATCATCGCTCATAATAGAAGTGACTTGCAGAGAGAAAGCCCTCCCAAATTAGACGACTTATCTGCACTACGGAACGAATTTGACGAATTGGAAAAGGAGCTTAGATCCTCTCAAAAGGCTGCCCGGAAAGAAAGGGAAGCTCGCAAGGATGCAAAGAAATCGGCAAGAGCTGGATGGTGA
- a CDS encoding sigma 54-interacting transcriptional regulator codes for MEPGDKELEKDKDFLTLLERTSKLIDDPDFQKEAQEYLYKKDRYAYENLVRERIYMLLSHNNSIQIILKETKHLASSFQYISPNFGDYMRCRYPEENNPFKAGHPDFNLSGVEEANIENLRTDRVALRELSLLYCDDLRGSLQVHFGSDKGNNNSKSIFNISHSIWKGLEAKLRGEYNKENFVEIIIGKDAEKLGEFVKDYNSLLEEFSNHLTNNSLVTKEKELRRLRLEDKSILLRVFLLTYCYSIMRKKQDAHENPKAFCHLIIPINLTNFPTKRFLNKISTYCGAFEEPVIDYNVRRLEYIFRQISARLLELEWVSIKTPRRINIAVLENLIRLCSEIQEEPPIELSECRDNLEDKLEKHIKKGRKYIDKEINDIYENFCTADPDILDILVRIKNVIPKDQEPGIIFFYSKPGSGKEKLAKICHLISPRSWNAKAINKQIKDSKLQVQKDYQSYLSFYNECDILNHGDKIKSRDWNKNKLRFNFRTLNCAQITEEILWGDDTNPGEFMKAHMFFGTLFLDEIDKIQKELVDQLLRVLESPREIYPKKGLSPIKVNLLLVFASNKSLDELERDGFSSAFISRVDRFYFPIPPLRERKEDIPLLINHFLREHNKKKKVEAKKKKESPRIIRYIDIKGLKLLMNLRWDYNIRALDSFINDLCRLKELKDSKQESYEKITYEEILDCLINRGLLNA; via the coding sequence ATGGAACCCGGGGATAAAGAATTAGAGAAAGATAAAGACTTTCTAACGTTACTTGAACGGACAAGTAAACTTATAGATGATCCCGATTTCCAGAAAGAAGCTCAAGAATATTTGTACAAGAAGGATAGATATGCATATGAGAATTTGGTTAGAGAACGGATATACATGTTATTATCGCATAATAACTCTATTCAGATCATTCTAAAAGAAACAAAGCACCTTGCTTCGTCCTTTCAATACATAAGCCCAAATTTCGGGGACTATATGAGATGTAGATATCCAGAGGAAAACAACCCCTTTAAAGCTGGTCACCCTGATTTTAATTTGTCGGGAGTCGAAGAAGCAAATATAGAGAACTTGCGGACTGACCGCGTTGCCTTGCGTGAATTAAGCCTATTATATTGCGATGATCTTAGGGGTTCCCTCCAAGTTCATTTTGGCTCTGACAAAGGTAATAATAATTCTAAATCGATTTTCAATATTAGTCACAGCATCTGGAAAGGATTAGAAGCAAAGCTTCGCGGAGAATACAATAAGGAGAACTTCGTTGAAATTATAATTGGTAAAGATGCAGAAAAATTGGGCGAATTTGTTAAAGATTATAACAGTCTTCTTGAAGAATTTAGTAATCATTTGACAAATAATTCGTTGGTTACCAAAGAAAAGGAATTACGAAGGTTGAGGCTGGAAGATAAATCAATTTTATTAAGGGTTTTTCTGCTCACATATTGTTATTCTATAATGCGAAAAAAACAAGATGCTCATGAAAATCCTAAAGCGTTTTGTCATTTAATCATTCCTATAAATTTAACGAATTTCCCAACAAAGCGATTTTTAAACAAAATTTCAACTTATTGTGGGGCATTTGAGGAACCTGTAATTGATTATAATGTTCGACGTCTCGAATATATATTCCGACAAATATCAGCAAGACTGCTTGAACTAGAATGGGTCAGCATTAAAACACCACGCCGTATTAATATAGCCGTACTAGAAAATCTGATTCGTTTATGTTCGGAAATTCAAGAGGAACCTCCGATAGAGTTGAGTGAATGCAGAGACAATCTTGAAGATAAGCTAGAAAAACATATTAAAAAGGGAAGGAAATATATTGACAAAGAGATTAACGATATATATGAAAATTTCTGCACAGCTGATCCAGATATTTTAGATATATTAGTTCGAATTAAAAATGTAATTCCAAAGGACCAAGAACCGGGGATTATATTTTTCTATAGTAAGCCTGGAAGCGGGAAAGAGAAGCTTGCCAAAATATGTCACCTGATTAGTCCTCGTTCATGGAACGCAAAGGCGATTAATAAACAGATTAAAGATTCTAAGCTCCAAGTTCAAAAGGATTATCAGTCTTATCTTAGTTTTTATAATGAATGCGACATATTAAATCACGGTGATAAGATCAAATCGAGGGATTGGAATAAAAACAAATTACGGTTTAACTTCAGGACCTTGAACTGTGCACAAATAACTGAAGAAATTCTCTGGGGCGACGATACTAATCCAGGTGAATTTATGAAGGCGCACATGTTTTTTGGCACTCTTTTTCTAGATGAAATAGATAAGATTCAAAAAGAATTAGTTGATCAGTTGTTGCGCGTTCTTGAATCACCACGGGAAATATATCCTAAAAAAGGTCTAAGTCCTATAAAAGTTAATTTATTGTTAGTGTTTGCGAGCAATAAATCGCTTGATGAGCTAGAACGTGATGGATTCAGCAGCGCCTTTATTTCCAGAGTAGATCGTTTCTATTTCCCTATTCCTCCATTAAGAGAAAGAAAAGAAGATATTCCTCTTCTCATTAATCATTTCCTTAGAGAACATAACAAAAAGAAGAAAGTGGAAGCAAAGAAAAAAAAGGAATCCCCGAGAATAATTAGATATATCGATATCAAAGGTTTAAAGCTACTAATGAACCTGAGATGGGACTATAACATTAGAGCATTAGATAGTTTCATTAATGATCTCTGCAGATTGAAAGAACTAAAAGATAGTAAACAAGAATCGTATGAAAAAATTACCTACGAAGAAATACTTGATTGTCTTATAAACCGCGGACTTTTGAATGCTTAA